In bacterium, the sequence ACATATACTCCGCGTGTATAAGCAGCATTTGCCTTTTCTACTATAACTTCCATACTACCTGAATGGGTAATATTATTTATATTCCTTGTTGTATAGACACCGTAAGCACTGGCATTGCCTCCTTCGTTTTCTATCAATACATATCCTTCAGCATCCTCTGTTAAAGTAAGATTGAGTAAAGGGCCATAATCAACATATACACCAAATGCCTCAATATCCCCTGTTACTTCTTCTCCATACTCACCATCTATGGTTGCTGAAATTGTACTGCTGTCTATGGTTATCCTGTCTGCAAAAACACCGGAACTGAAAAACATACCAGCACACAATAACACCACCAACAGCAACTTCAACCTACACATCCCTTACCTCCTTTTTCTTTTTATTTATTTCCCCGCTCTCACAGGGGAGGGGATTGGGGAGGGTGGAAGCGTTCCTGTATTCTCCACCCCCCCTATTTCCTCCCCCCTCATATGGGAAGGATTAATCTTCCCTCTCCCTTGAGGGGAGAGGGTATGGGTGAGGGTGAACCCTTCCCTTTTGCTTTCCACCCCTACGTTCTCCCTCCTCATATGTAGAGGAATTGCTATATCTTTCTATCTTATTATGTCACACTTCTATTTACTATTATATATAAACATATATTTTTACGTCAAAGAATTTCTACGCTTACAGGATTGGAAAATATCCATGGTTTTCCATAACGTTCTACTTCTATTCTATATATACCTTTGATTTCAGTTCTAAACTTCTTATACTCTATCTCTTCTTCAAATATAATTCTTCCATTGCAGATAATCCTTGTTTTTGTCTTCAAAGGATTCTTGATAAAAAGTGTAGTACCGAAAGGTACTGCATCACCCATTATATTTTCGCCATCTTCTGTGCCAAAGAAAAAACCAGAACTATTGAAAATTAAATCGTTTGCAAAAAAAAGAGAACCACTTTTAATACTACCAATTATATTTTTTTTATCTTTCTCTGGGTTTCCTGTAAGGGGCTCTTTTAGTAAAATATGGTTACGGAGGCATTTGAATATGCTGGAATACTGAAAACATTTCTTAATATCAAGCATACGGAAGAAAAAAGGAAGGTTATGTATATCCAGTCCTGCTATACCAACAACCTTTTTCTTTATATAGAGTTCATCCCATACAGAGAGGATATTTTTTGAAGGTCCTTTCAGATTATGAGGAAATCCGAGATATCTTAAAGGCAGGTTATATACCCGTGTATCTCTTGCCCAGTCAAACAGCATAGACCAGACCTCTATCCCTGTGAAACCATCTAAGTCCCAGTTCTCCCAGAGGTGTTGTTTCTTTATAATAAATAGCCGGTGGTATCCATCAGGATGGGCAACAAATGAGATTATATTGTAGGGTTTTATATCGCATAATACATCCTCAGCGGTTTTTCTTTTGCCGTACCATCTGTCTCCTCCTATTATAAGGAGGTGGTTCTGTCTTCTTTTATCATCTGTTTCTTCCGCTGTTATTACAAGTGTTTTTCCATAATATCCTTCCTTTTTGAAGATATTTTCGTATTTTTTGGAATTTTTTTCAGGTGTGTGGCTATTGATAATAAGAAAATTGAGCCCTGCCTCTTCTCCTACTTTACCGAGAAGTTCAATCTTTTTTTCTAATTTTCTTAAAGGATAGTGTATATGGATACATCCCGTTATCTCTGTGTATCTTGACATAATTACCTTTTTTAAGTATTATAACATATTGTAATGATTCTGATGACCCCTTGATTAAATAATATATTGTTTATTGACATTTTGGATTTTATGGCCCCATCGTCTAGAGGCCCAGGACAGGTGGTTCTCAGCCATCAGACACGGGTTCGAATCCCGTTGGGGCTACTTCTTCATTGTTTCTACTGCATGTGTAATTCTTCTCTGCAAGTCCTCTATTTTTATAGTGTTAAATCTTCTATCAATAAATAGATTAATGCCTTTGAAAACACCCTTCTTAATCAGGATTTCATGTAACCCTTTTCTTCCAGCCAGTCCTTCAATGGTAAGATACCCATTATTCATAGTGACCCTGCCTGCTATTACACCATACGGAAAATCAGATGAACCAAAACTTTTTATCGGACTTCCGGAAAGAGAAGATATAACCTTAATGGCACCGAAGTTCATAACCTGCTTTATACCCCTTTTTTTCTTTGACCTGAATACCACATCAATGTCAGGAGTATCTTTGTTTAAGGATCCGCGAACTTCTGCATCAAGTATGCCTGAAATATAGATATCCTCATTCAAACTATGGACAAGTGGTGATATGTTAATGCCTCTTATATTCGCTGTGAATGAAACAGGAGGTTTTGCACACAGGTCTTCTATCCTGTATTTCAAGGAACCCTTCCCTCCATAAAAAGAAAAAGAGGCGTCTCCGTAAGTAATATCATTAAGAGTGCCTATGACATCATAAGCAGAGAGTTTATAAAAAGAGATTTTTTCTGCACCGAACCGGTTTTCTGAAAGGTTTATGTAGAAGTTGTGGAGTGTATAATTAAGGATTGTAATGTCTTTTGCTTTAATAGATAAATCTCCACTCATCCAGATTTTTTTTTTACTTTTGAAAGTTGAAAGTGTTTCATAGATACAGAACCACCATCTATAGAGATATTATATTTTATCCTTATATCCTCAGGTATTAAGTTTAACAGGTCATCAAGTGGCATATTCTGTGTTTCAAAATTCAGATTGAAGTTTTCTCTGTCAATAAAACCATTGAAGAGAATCTGTCCACCTTCTCTGTTTAAGAGTTTTCCATCTATAATATCTGTTTTCCCTTCAGTTATATTATGGATTCCCTTTACATAGGCGTTGAATCTATTTCCTTCGGATACAAGTTCCTTTATAGTTATGTCAAAGTGGAAAAGGTTTTGCTCTTCTTTTTTTGAATAGTTAAAAGAAAGTATTCCTGACGCTTTACCACTGAAGGGAATGTTCAATCCAAACATTTTCTTTACCTCATCTATTTCCGTTCCAGCAAGGTCTATGGTAAGATTCACCCCTTCCTTTCCCCACTGTTCAAGTACACCTTTAATCTCAAAACTTCCGAGGTCCTGTATGGTAATATGAGTCTTCTGGATATTAAGTTTTCCTTCTTTATAGTTTCCTGACAAAGAGCCCTTGATTTTTACATCTTTCTGGGTATCCTGTATCTTTATACTGCCAGGTCCTGAGAAAGCAAAAGCATTGCTTGTAAGAGCCCTTCGTAAGGAAAGTGCGTGTATGAATATCTGAGGAAATTTCTCATAATAGATATGAACCTTTTTAATCTTTATTGAAAAGGGAGGAATCCCCTTTATAGAACCAATAGTAATATGGTTGTTGGTAATAAAAGAAACCTTCTTTACTAAATACCTTTCAGTGAAGAATAACGAAATAATAATTATTCCAAGGACTACTGTAAGAATTTTAAAAAATCTTTTTTTTCTCATTTGTTTTCTTTCACTTTATAATTTTTCTCATTTTTTGTCAACTATCTGTTTGCTATTGTTTTCTGTAAAGGGTATACTAAAACTGTAAGGAATTCTCACAAGTTTTTCGCTCCAGAGGATATAATGATTGGGTAAGAAAAAGGGTTTAGGGTTTTGCGATTTGTATTTAACAAGGGAGGCGATATGGCAGAGTGTTTCTTTCATACAGGAAGACCTGCTGTAACCAGGTGTAAGCAGTGTGGAAGGCCTCTGTGCAGTGAGTGCAGGATTATAAAAGGAGAAGGGATATTCTGCAGTGCGGAATGTGCTGATAGATTTGCTGTTTTTGCCAGACGTGCTGAAGAAATTGAGGCAAAAAAGAGTAAAAGCAGTAGTTTAACAGGTCTGATAAAGTTTATCATTTTTCTTGTTATCCTGTTTATTATTTATATGATAGCAAGAAGATTTTTGTGAAAAAGACAGGAGATTTTAATGGCAGATAAAGATAAGAGGTTTAATGTTGGGGATGGTGGCGATATAGACAGGAATATACAGAAATTACAGAGGGAACTTGATGAGATGTTAATGAAAGGTGCACCAAAGATAAAGAAAAGTGATTCTGATGAAGAGGTTAAAAGGATTAAGTTAGAGGAAGAAGAGAGAGAGGAAGTAAAATCACCTGTTGTTCAGGAAAGCAGATATACTTCTGTTTACAATAAACCTGCTGAATCTTCCGATGGAATATCATTATTCAGAAACAGAAAGTTTTATATAATTGTTTTTGGTATAGTTGCATTTGGTTTTACTCTTATTAAAGCACCTGTTTTTAGATATACCACACCGGCAAGACACGACAATGACCTGCCTGAGATAGAGATAGGTTTCAGATATTACAATAATATCTTTGGACAACAGACAAAAAATGAGACCGTTGTTTATATAGGACAAGAAAAAATAGTGATACCCATCTCTATGGAGAGATGGTATAACTTAGAGAAAGAGAAAAAACTTATAGCAATAGAATATTATCGCAAAAAGTAAACTTTTTTATAAAATACAGGTATAATATAAATGTGAAAAGAAAAAGGCAAGGTATCTGGTTGGTAGAGATTTTATTGGTAGTGGTTATTATATGTATCCTTGCAACTATAAGTTTAAAATTAGTAGGTTTTATAGTTCAAAAAGCAAAGGTGGTAAGTGCAAAAGCACAGATTGCACAACTTGCACAGGCACTGGAGACAGTTAAGGACCATACAGGATATTATCCTGTGTTTTTACAGAATCTTACCTGTTCTAATCCTGCTCCAAAACTGCAGGAAAAAGGATGGAAAGGTCCATATGTAAGAGAAGTTCCTTTGGACCCATGGGGTTCACCTTATTTTTATCAGATACCTCCCACAACCCTCTGGAATTCTCCTGCTCTTCCGAGAGAACATGGAAAACCAGAGACATACACTGCGTATTTTGAGTCATACCCAGGAAAGGCGATATTAAGGGTTGAAAATTATGGTATTACCTCCTGTGATATTACTTTAAACGGTGTTGTGGTTGTATACGAGAATGAGTTTAAGAATAAGCCGAAACCGCAGATAATAGAGAAAGAAATAACTTTACAGGAAGGAAATAATATAGTCATCAGAGCGAGGAGTACACCGGGTGATTTTCTTATGATTAGTATTTCTGCAAGTTTAGTTCCCAGCAGAGAATATTTTATACTCGGGAGTTACGGAAAAGATAAGGTAAGTGGTGGAAAAGGATTCGCAGGAGATATTATATGGGATTCAAGAACATATCCCAACTTTCAACCCCAGCAGTAATAATCAGTTAAACTTCCCTGCTATAAATTCACCTATATAGTGAGTAACTGCAAGAACTATTACTACTATAAACAGATGTTCTCCTATAACCTTTATACAACTTTCCTTCTGCTGTTTTGCAAGAATATAACTGAAGGTAAGTATTAAGAACACACCCCAGATGATACTCACAATAAATGCAGAGTTTAAAGGTAGAAGGATAACAGGAACAAGGAATGATGATGAGAAAAGAAATTTTGAGATAAATGTTGATAGTGTTGCTATCCATATCTCTGCAGGGTTATGTTTTATTTCTGACTCCTCCGATATATGTATCCCGAGTGCATCCGAGAATGCGTCTGCAATGGCTATTGTAAGAATTCCCCCGATAATAATGGGTTTTGACCCTGTTCCTGAATGAAGTCCTGATATAAGCCCCAGTGTTGTGATAATCCCTGATGTAAGTCCAAAACTAAAGCCCGTTTTTAATGAATGGTTCATAATGGCTCTATTTTAACATAAGGCAGGTTATAGTAAAATAATTATGTGTGCCCGTGTAGCTCAGTGGTAGAGCAGCGCATTCGTAATGCGCGGGTCGGGAGTTCGAATCTCCCCATGGGCTGTTTCCTTTCCGACACGCGAAGGGGTGCAGGGGAAGGTATCGTCCCCTGCGTATTCCGTATTGAGGGGAGGACTATATCAGGAGGGAGAAGCACCCCCTCCTGAGGAGCGAAGCGACAGGGTCGGGAGTTCGAATCTCCCCATGGGCTTTTATATTCCGCTCTAACCTTTTTATTTGTTTTAGTGTAAAATAATTATTAAGAAATGAATGAGAAAATGAATTTGAAGGCAAATGTACGGATTACAAAAGGGCAGATAGAGGCAAAGATTAGTGAAGCGATTATAAAATTTGAGAAGGAATATATGGGGAGAGGTCCGGAAGAAACAAAAACATATATTATGAAAGATGTTATCTTTATTCGGTTAAAAAAAGTACTTACTCCTGCGGAGGAACAATTATCAAAGAGTGCCAGTGGTGCGGAGCTGATAAAAAAAGTCCGTATACAACTTTTAGAAAATGCGAGAGATGTTCTGGAGAAAATAATTTATGAAATTACTGGAGGTAAAGTAATAAGTTTACATACTGATATAAGTACCAGAACAGGAGAAAGAATAATAGTTTTTACACTTGACAGAGAGGTTAGTATCTAATATAATTAAAAGTAAAAGGCGGACTGGACAAAGGTCTTGAAAGGCAGTTGTAAAGTAAGCCAGCATTATTTTCTTTTAGAAAAGGGTAAAAGAAGATGATGCTGGCTTTTTTATATATTAATGGTAAACTCTAAATAGCAGTTTAACAGGGAGGTGTCTATGGTAGGATGTAGTATGGGTAGATGTATACAACTTACAGTAGCGGGTGGTTCATACCAGGAAGGACTTACTGCAATAGTACAGGGGATTCCACCAGGTATTTTATTGACAGAGCAGGAGATATATGGAGATATGCTTTTGAGAAAGCCAGGTGCAGATGAACTTTCAAGCCCTCGGAAAGAACCAGACCTTCCTGTTATATATACAGGGCTTAATTCTGCTGATACAATAGAAGGAGCAGGGAATAAAAACCATACCAATGGGACTCCTCTTACAATTCTTATTCCCAATCTGGACAGACATTTTATACATGTAAAGCAATATCAGGATACAAACCGTACACCCAGACCCGGGCATGCTTCATATGCGTCTTTTATAAAATATGGTCCTGATGATGATGCTATAGGGGCAGGGATATTCAGCGGCCGTTATACATCAACCATTGTTGCTGGGGGCTATGTTGCAAAAAAAGTTTTAGGATACTGCGGTATCAGGGTTTTTTCCTATATTAAAGAACTTGCAGGGGTAAGATGTCCTGAAGTTGACTACGAAAGGGCTTTTTCGTATACAGAAGCATATAAAAAGATGAGGCATGATACAGACCCGTTCTATCAGGAAATATATGTAAAGGGACGTATAAATATGGATATGAGATTTCTGGAGAAAATGCGAATTTTTGCAGAGATAGAGCAGGAGATAGATGAGATTCGTGCAAAGACACCTAAGATTTCTCCTGAGGAGATACGAGAGCGATACGGTGTTCATCATGTTGTTAACGCTCCTGATATAGAGATAGCAGAAGAGATGTTAAAAGCAGCAAATAAAATAACTGCTACTGGTGACTCTTCAGGCGGGGTAGTAGAAGTGATTGCTCTTGGAGTTCCTGCAGGACTCGGTGAGCCGGTCTTTGATAAGATGGATGCAGAACTCGGAAGGATGCTGGGTATAGGTGCAGTAAAGGGTGTAGAAGTTGGAGCCGGTTTTGCAGTTAAAGATATGACAGGAAGTCAATCAAATGACCAGATGCGGTCAGAGAATGGTAAGGTGAAGTTCCTTTCAAATAATGCAGGGGGTATTACAGGGGGATTGACAACAGGACAGCCCATAGTAGTGCGTCTTGCTGTAAAAGGGACACCTACCATTGCAAAGGAACAATTAACAATAGATAAATATACTCTTGAAAATAAAACATTATCTGCTATAACAAGAAGAGACCCAACTATTGTCGGTCGTATCTGGCCTATAGCAGAGAATTATACAGCACTGGTACTTTTAGACCACCTGATGATGCACTATGGCTACCAGACACTTAAAAATATTGCCTACCAGAAAGGATGAACCTTTAAATGCCAGGATGTAAAAAGGCAGTATTCCTTGACCGTGATGGAACAATTATAGAGGAGAGAGGATATATAAAAAATCCAGAGGAAATCGTTTTCTTTCCCGATGTTATTTCTGCACTCAGGGTTCTTCAGGAAAGGTTCCTTTTATTTATAATTACAAACCAGTCAGGGGTGGGTGAGGGTTATATCACTATAGATGATGTAGAACAAGTAAACTATATTGTTTTAGAAGTTCTCAGGAAAGAAGGAGTTAGGATAGAAAAAATTTATTACTGCCCTCATATAAAAACAGATAGATGTAAATGTAGGAAACCAGAACCATACTATATATACAAAGCATCTGAAGAGTATGGATTGGATATAAGCAAGTCCTTTACGATAGGAGACCATCCCTGTGATGTTGAGATGGCTATTAAATCAGGTGCTACAGGAATTTTTGTTCTTACAGGGCACGGCAGGAAACACCTATTAGAGATTCCCCCTTCAGTGATGGTGGTTGAAAATATAAGTGAGGCTATACGATATATTATGGAGATTGATGGGTTAAGAACAGTTAAAGGTATTTTAGATAAATATATTGTATGAAAAGAGAGCCAGAAAAAAGTGTATGTTTGATAGTAATAGCGGGTTTTTTTATTTTGTTATGTCTGGGTGTTGCATATGCGTGGGGTATTTTTATCGTTCCTATAACTACAGAAACAGGATGGACAAGAACTTCAGTTTCTCTCGCTGTTTCAATCCTTCTTCTCGTTTTTTCCTTGTTTATGCCAGTAGGCGGATTTCTTGAACAGAAGATAGGTCCGGGTATTACGGCACTTATGGGGGGTATCATACTGTCTGCTGGCTGGATTATGGCATCTTTTACAAATTCAATTAAATGGTTATATATGACATATGGATTACTTGGAGGTATAGGGACAGGATTGAGTTATTTACCTTCTGTATCAACAGGAATTAAGTGTTTTGAGAACAGGAAAGGATTGATAGCAGGAATAATTACTGCAGGGTTCGGACTTGGTTCTGCTTTTCTTGCTCCTCTCGGAGTAGAACTTATAGAACTCTATGGCTGGCGGAGGACAATGTTTATATACGGAGTTATATTGGGAATAATCATAAGTATTTCTTCAATATTTCTAAGAATGCCAGCGGGAGAAAATAAAAAAGCAGAGATAAAAACAGATGATAACAAAAACAATGACTATATACCTATACGGATGATAAAAGATGTATCTTTCAAAACTATTTTCTTTACCTACTTTTTTGCTATGTTATCAGGAATGATGCTTATAGGACATATTGTTCCATTCCTTGAAGATGCTGGGTATAGTTCCATACAGGCATCTCTTGCTATTACAATACTGGCTATATCTAATGGAACAGGCAGGATTACAGTGGGATTTCTTTCTGATAAATGGGATAAAGGTAATATTCTCCGTTCTCTTTTCTTTATAATCGGAATTACTTCTATCACCTTAAACTTTATACCGTCAATATATCTTTTCTATATCGCATCAGTCCTTATAGGACTATGTTTTGGTGGTTTTTTATCTATTTATCCTGCTATAACAGCGGAGATGTTCGGTACAAGATATTTTGGTGTAAACTATGGAATTGTTTTTATTGGTTATGGTTTAGGTTGTTTTGCAGGTCCATTATTAGGAGGATTTTTTTATGATGCTATGGAAAACTATTTTCTTGCTTTTATAATTGCAGGGATTATTTCATTATCAGGAGCAGGATTGGTGGAATTTGTTTTAAAAAAGAGCAAAGTAAAAACGTAATAGTATGTAAGTAAATAACACAATGTAGGATTAATAGTGCAACATATTATCTACAAAAAACTTCATTGGATAACTATATCTCTAATGGGATAATCTCTATTCTGTATCGTCTGTCCTC encodes:
- a CDS encoding type II secretion system protein GspG yields the protein MKRKRQGIWLVEILLVVVIICILATISLKLVGFIVQKAKVVSAKAQIAQLAQALETVKDHTGYYPVFLQNLTCSNPAPKLQEKGWKGPYVREVPLDPWGSPYFYQIPPTTLWNSPALPREHGKPETYTAYFESYPGKAILRVENYGITSCDITLNGVVVVYENEFKNKPKPQIIEKEITLQEGNNIVIRARSTPGDFLMISISASLVPSREYFILGSYGKDKVSGGKGFAGDIIWDSRTYPNFQPQQ
- a CDS encoding DUF2294 domain-containing protein, yielding MNLKANVRITKGQIEAKISEAIIKFEKEYMGRGPEETKTYIMKDVIFIRLKKVLTPAEEQLSKSASGAELIKKVRIQLLENARDVLEKIIYEITGGKVISLHTDISTRTGERIIVFTLDREVSI
- a CDS encoding chorismate synthase, translating into MVGCSMGRCIQLTVAGGSYQEGLTAIVQGIPPGILLTEQEIYGDMLLRKPGADELSSPRKEPDLPVIYTGLNSADTIEGAGNKNHTNGTPLTILIPNLDRHFIHVKQYQDTNRTPRPGHASYASFIKYGPDDDAIGAGIFSGRYTSTIVAGGYVAKKVLGYCGIRVFSYIKELAGVRCPEVDYERAFSYTEAYKKMRHDTDPFYQEIYVKGRINMDMRFLEKMRIFAEIEQEIDEIRAKTPKISPEEIRERYGVHHVVNAPDIEIAEEMLKAANKITATGDSSGGVVEVIALGVPAGLGEPVFDKMDAELGRMLGIGAVKGVEVGAGFAVKDMTGSQSNDQMRSENGKVKFLSNNAGGITGGLTTGQPIVVRLAVKGTPTIAKEQLTIDKYTLENKTLSAITRRDPTIVGRIWPIAENYTALVLLDHLMMHYGYQTLKNIAYQKG
- a CDS encoding HAD-IIIA family hydrolase encodes the protein MPGCKKAVFLDRDGTIIEERGYIKNPEEIVFFPDVISALRVLQERFLLFIITNQSGVGEGYITIDDVEQVNYIVLEVLRKEGVRIEKIYYCPHIKTDRCKCRKPEPYYIYKASEEYGLDISKSFTIGDHPCDVEMAIKSGATGIFVLTGHGRKHLLEIPPSVMVVENISEAIRYIMEIDGLRTVKGILDKYIV
- a CDS encoding OFA family MFS transporter is translated as MKREPEKSVCLIVIAGFFILLCLGVAYAWGIFIVPITTETGWTRTSVSLAVSILLLVFSLFMPVGGFLEQKIGPGITALMGGIILSAGWIMASFTNSIKWLYMTYGLLGGIGTGLSYLPSVSTGIKCFENRKGLIAGIITAGFGLGSAFLAPLGVELIELYGWRRTMFIYGVILGIIISISSIFLRMPAGENKKAEIKTDDNKNNDYIPIRMIKDVSFKTIFFTYFFAMLSGMMLIGHIVPFLEDAGYSSIQASLAITILAISNGTGRITVGFLSDKWDKGNILRSLFFIIGITSITLNFIPSIYLFYIASVLIGLCFGGFLSIYPAITAEMFGTRYFGVNYGIVFIGYGLGCFAGPLLGGFFYDAMENYFLAFIIAGIISLSGAGLVEFVLKKSKVKT